A window of Nomascus leucogenys isolate Asia chromosome X, Asia_NLE_v1, whole genome shotgun sequence contains these coding sequences:
- the AKAP14 gene encoding A-kinase anchor protein 14 isoform X2, whose translation MGETQNSTSQKAMDEGNKAASQTMPNTQDKNYEDEFTQVALALVQDVINYAVKIVEEERNRVKNIKWMTHGEFTVEKGRKQIDEYFSDAPIVVSYVGEHQALVHRPEMVCFRENWLKNFTDAKYSFMESFPFLFNRV comes from the exons atgggtgaGACTCAAAATTCAACAAGCCAGAAAGCAATGGATGAGGGTAACAAAGCCGCAAGCCAAACAATGCCGAATACACAAGACAAGAACTACGAGGATGAATTCACTCAAGTAGCTCTAGCTCTGGTTCAGGATGTCATCAATTATGCTGTTAAGATTGTGGAAG AGGAGCGAAACCGTGTGAAAAACATCAAGTGGATGACTCACGGTGAATTCACTGTGGAAAAGGGTCGTAAACAAATTGACGAATATTTTTCG GATGCACCCATTGTTGTTTCTTATGTAGGTGAACACCAAGCATTAGTTCACAG aCCAGAAATGGTTTGCTTTCGAGAAAACTGGCTGAAGAATTTTACTGATGCCAAATATAGTTTCATGGAGTCATTCCCCTTCTTATTCAATCGTGTCTGA
- the AKAP14 gene encoding A-kinase anchor protein 14 isoform X1, which translates to MGETQNSTSQKAMDEGNKAASQTMPNTQDKNYEDEFTQVALALVQDVINYAVKIVEEERNRVKNIKWMTHGEFTVEKGRKQIDEYFSKCVSKTCWGHHVEFIERKDLIHSFLYIYYVHQSIPTAQLPVSRISAGTYFTMKVSKTKPPDAPIVVSYVGEHQALVHRPEMVCFRENWLKNFTDAKYSFMESFPFLFNRV; encoded by the exons atgggtgaGACTCAAAATTCAACAAGCCAGAAAGCAATGGATGAGGGTAACAAAGCCGCAAGCCAAACAATGCCGAATACACAAGACAAGAACTACGAGGATGAATTCACTCAAGTAGCTCTAGCTCTGGTTCAGGATGTCATCAATTATGCTGTTAAGATTGTGGAAG AGGAGCGAAACCGTGTGAAAAACATCAAGTGGATGACTCACGGTGAATTCACTGTGGAAAAGGGTCGTAAACAAATTGACGAATATTTTTCG AAGTGTGTTTCTAAAACATGCTGGGGACATCACGTAGAGTTTATAGAGAGGAAAGACTTAATTCACAGCTTCCTCTACATCTACTATGTACACCAGAGTATCCCAACTGCTCAGCTACCCGTATCACGAATCTCTGCTGGTACCTACTTCACCATGAAGGTCTCCAAAACCAAACCGCCG GATGCACCCATTGTTGTTTCTTATGTAGGTGAACACCAAGCATTAGTTCACAG aCCAGAAATGGTTTGCTTTCGAGAAAACTGGCTGAAGAATTTTACTGATGCCAAATATAGTTTCATGGAGTCATTCCCCTTCTTATTCAATCGTGTCTGA